Below is a window of Raphanus sativus cultivar WK10039 unplaced genomic scaffold, ASM80110v3 Scaffold1056, whole genome shotgun sequence DNA.
GCGTCAGATGATGCATCAGATGGATAATCTGAGCAGTTTGGTCAGAGGACAATCGGCCGAACTGGCACGCCTAGCAAGAACAGGAAGCAGCaatagcagcagcagcagatcAAGCAAAAGCTTCTTCTTATCCAACGTGGAATCCAGTAGCCTCCCTCTCGTGTTAACCTTGGCTCTTTGCAGCGTAGGAGTTGTAGTGATCAAGAGCTACATTATTAACTAGCGGCAATTACATCAATAACCATTATGgatcttctctcttctttttttttggttatttttctcACTGGAGGCGTTTTGTGAGAGCTTCCGTGGTTTGGTTTCTCTACGTAGACGATGAGACTGATTCGCTTCACCTAAGTTAGACATTTGGAATACATTCTTGATTAGCtctatatttaataaaattcagTCATTTTGCTCTTCTTTATGTTCGTTCTTACTCAAAGACGAGACCTGGATGCTATTGACATCAAATGCCAAGAGCAACTTTGTTTACCTAAATGAGACAATCTACCTAGGCTGATGAGGACCACACAGAGTGTTCCTTTGATCAGTCTGCTCCATTGACTGATGATTTCGAGTGGACCTAAGGAAGGTGAGTCACCTCAGGTGACCCACATTCCCCCATTTACAATGGAGTTCATGATTATAGTTCTGTTCGGTTTCTGAGTGTTTGATATGAAAATTACAGTACTGATCAGATTATAAACAAATTTTTGTTTGGGGTTTGGATTTGCTTCAGCACTAcaagttttacaaaaatatgCTCCACCAGAGATGCTCTACACAAAATCTACCACCAACTCTGCTTTCTGTTTCTGTGTGGATCCTGTGAATACCATCATATTGCTTTGTCTAACCAGGCAGGTAACCTCAACGAAGATTTCATCCCAAGTCTTGTGAGGAAGATTGAGTAGAGGATATGCAGCAACAGCACAAAGAATCCACTGTTTAGCAACAGCTGTTGACAAATATCAAAAGGTAAGTTCCTCAGCTTCTTCTATCTTCCAGGTTATATAGAGAGAGGACTGATAAAGAGATTAGATTGCGTACCACTGTTCCGAATATCATATAGATGAGGCTCATGGAAGGCATTAGGTTCAGGCCCATGGCGGTGAAAACATAAGAGAGTGAGGCGTGGATGTTGATTGTGATCTGCAAGAACAGTTGAGAAGGAGTTTTGTTTatgcaagactgtgtttctTTGGGTGAAAAGAGTGATAGGTTTAAAGGGAAAGAGGCTTACCACAGCAAGAATGTTTTCTCTTATTAAGAAGGATGATGTCAAAACATATCCTATGAGACCCAATGCTCGGACCTGCACGAGAAGAAACACAGTCAATACAAGTAAACAAGGTAGAGATTAATGTTATAACTAGTCTGTCAATTGCTGGAAGTAGAAATTTCACCATTGTGCACAAGAAAATGGAGAGACGCCAGCTTGCCTTCATCCTGAGAACAGAATAAGATTGTGAAAAACAAGTAACTGAGACAGTGTTAATCTGAAGTAATCTAAGTCCAAAACTTCAGTCATTTTGTAGTAGTTCAGAACTAAAGACTGTGCAGGATAGAGACACGAGTATATGAGTTAACATACCTCCACAATGAACCAATGGCAAGCCCCAGAAGACCATGCATAAGCTACAAGAGGTACCCCACAAGTCAAAACCAAAAGTCATGCAATCAGCTAAGGCATTAGAAGATAACAACTCTGCTTGTTAAGCTAGCAAAGAGGAGGGGAGGGCTTACAAAGTAAGTTAAAGCTTTGACCGGACCTGATAATATGAACAAGAGCATGACAGTAGCaacctgattaaaaaaaaaaccaaacatcACAAAGACTTGAAGCACATGTGccaaccaacaaaaaaaaaggaatgtcCTTTTACATTACCATTGTCTTCCTGCCGCCTGCGATGTTCCATCTTAACGAAGAGATCACTATTGGCAATGCAAAGAAACACCCAAAGTAGTTCTGCGTTCAAACATATGGTCCGGTTCCGACACatcatttatttatcaaaacatCAAAAGTTATCATTTTTACAGAGCTACAAAGCTCAAAGAGGCTTCCTTTCTTGATCAAACGAACAAAACACGAAACGGGTAAATTAAACCTCGATGGCGAGAGAGTTGCTGAGGAAGTAAACGAGGCCGGTGACAGCAGCGAACATGGCGCACTCCACCAGTCTCAGCGTCTTCTGGTAAACCAATTCAtctccctcttctctcttcccaTCCTCTTGGTTACCTGAGAACGAAGCTCTGGTGCTGGAGATGCTCGAGAGTGCGAAGGAGCTTCGGTTGGAGGTGGAAAGGAGAGAGATTCTGGGTCTTTGTGGAGAGAGTGACAgcagagaagaggaagaggaagtaAAGGAGTGTGTAGTGGCAAAACGGTAAAATTTAGTGGTGGACTGGTGATGAATGGTTTTGAGGAGATTCATGGAGGCGAAGAAGAGAATGAGAATGTTTTCCACACGGCGACAGAGCTTTCTCTCCTCTCCGTCTATTCGAAGATAAAACTGTTCCGTAGCATTGGGCATATTTTAACcgaaaattaaaaccaaaccacAAAACCGAAATTAAAACTGATTCACAAATTTCAAACGGTTCAGATTTATATcagaaaaaactaaaactagaccgaaattaaatctaaaaacagATAGATATATGAAtacagtttatatatttaaaaataattatatattagtaatttttaattttaagataactATATATTCTAAAAGCATTATTTATGGTTTAACTATACAACATAGtcgattattttaattttgtagcctaaaaactaaaatttattcgataaatttcttttagaaaaaattGTTATCCAAACCAAACAGTAAAACCGAAAATAACAACCAAAAAgaaccgaaaaccaaaaaattgGAATATCAATAACCAAAATCCGACACAATGGCCAACTGTTCTGTTTGAATGTCTTAACCGGGCTCACATACCAAAAGGTGAAGCAAAAAgagactgaaaaaaaaaaaaccattctCCCTTTTTTTTTCATAGATTCTTCTCCCCCAATCATCATCTATGGCGGTGATCAGTCCAGCTACACGTATCGCCCCGCCGCTTCACCGACGGCCCTTTAACCACCGCTCGACACTCGCTTCCGCCTCCAAGAAACTCCTCTTCCTCAGAAACCCCGCTCCGAGTCCCCCGATCGTCGCCGTCCGGTGCCAGAAACCTTTCTCCGACAGCTCGACGGAACCCACGAATCACGCCTCTTCTGT
It encodes the following:
- the LOC108820683 gene encoding uncharacterized protein LOC108820683, with the protein product MNLLKTIHHQSTTKFYRFATTHSFTSSSSSLLSLSPQRPRISLLSTSNRSSFALSSISSTRASFSGNQEDGKREEGDELVYQKTLRLVECAMFAAVTGLVYFLSNSLAIENYFGCFFALPIVISSLRWNIAGGRKTMVATVMLLFILSGPVKALTYFLMHGLLGLAIGSLWRMKASWRLSIFLCTMVRALGLIGYVLTSSFLIRENILAVITINIHASLSYVFTAMGLNLMPSMSLIYMIFGTVLLLNSGFFVLLLHILYSIFLTRLGMKSSLRLPAWLDKAI